One part of the Chryseobacterium mulctrae genome encodes these proteins:
- a CDS encoding alpha/beta hydrolase: MLKKLLIFCSILLAFQSLTFAQTKNVKPLTIGEIRTIKSKILNEDRVLNIYLPQNFDKTKSYPIIYLLDGSMNEDFIHVTGLIQFFNQMYSMPETIVVGIANIDRKRDFTFHTDLKDLQKDYPTTGHSDKFISFLEKELKPYVESQFKTTDKYLFGQSLGGLLATEILLKKPEMFNNYFIISPSLWWDDQSLLKQAPQLLAKIPDTKKFIYVSVGKGEHPVMVKDAEAFYDVLKKSNKKNWTVEYKMMETDNHATILHRSLYEGLVKMFPYQEPK, encoded by the coding sequence ATGTTAAAAAAACTTCTCATTTTCTGCAGTATTCTGCTTGCATTTCAATCTCTGACTTTTGCTCAGACTAAAAATGTAAAGCCATTGACTATTGGAGAAATCAGAACCATAAAGTCTAAGATTTTAAATGAAGATAGAGTTCTGAACATATATCTTCCGCAAAATTTTGACAAAACAAAATCTTACCCGATTATCTATCTTCTGGATGGAAGTATGAATGAAGATTTTATTCACGTTACAGGATTGATTCAGTTCTTTAATCAAATGTATTCCATGCCGGAAACAATCGTGGTAGGAATTGCCAATATTGACCGTAAAAGAGATTTCACATTTCACACCGATTTAAAAGATTTACAGAAAGATTATCCTACAACAGGACATTCTGATAAATTCATCAGTTTTTTGGAGAAAGAATTAAAACCTTATGTTGAAAGTCAGTTTAAAACAACTGATAAATATTTATTCGGACAATCTTTGGGCGGACTTTTAGCAACAGAAATTTTGTTGAAAAAACCTGAAATGTTTAATAACTATTTTATCATCAGTCCGAGTTTATGGTGGGATGATCAAAGTCTTTTGAAACAGGCTCCTCAATTGTTAGCTAAAATTCCGGATACAAAGAAATTTATTTATGTTTCTGTCGGAAAAGGCGAGCATCCGGTAATGGTAAAAGATGCTGAAGCTTTCTACGATGTTCTGAAAAAATCAAACAAGAAAAACTGGACGGTAGAATATAAAATGATGGAAACAGACAATCACGCAACCATTCTTCACAGAAGTTTGTATGAAGGTTTGGTGAAAATGTTTCCGTATCAAGAACCAAAATAA
- the paaZ gene encoding phenylacetic acid degradation bifunctional protein PaaZ, whose protein sequence is MEKLKNYIYGEWVEGNGNGIPLYNAVTGEQVAVSDTEGLNFEQALDYGRTVGYKNLSSMTFYDRGEMLKKVALYLLERKKKYYELSYKTGATHADSWVDIEGGFGTFFTYSGLAKRMLPNTPFWVDGETQKISANGTFLGAHILTPSEGVSVQINAYNFPVWGMLEKLSTSLLAGVPSIVKPSPFGSYLTNAVFQDMIESGVLPEGALQLVCGEPGNILDYVQDGDSVLFTGSANTGRKLKSLPSVAGNAVRFNMEADSLNCSILGLDAKPGTPEFDLFIKEVRTEMTTKAGQKCTAIRRIIVPENLIGDVQNALSKALDQTKIGNPLSRETRMGSLVGKQQYDEVLRKVDILKTENELVYEGKHELVDADYENGSFMSPKLFLNDSPFTKNISHDVEAFGPVSTLMPYKDAEEAAALAKRGKGSLVGSIISHDEKFVAETSWKMASQHGRIFVLNRDNAKESTGHGSPLPTLMHGGPGRAGGGEEMGGLNGLHFFLQKTAIQGSPDILTAITKVYQQGAEKKYSDKHPFQKYFEDVEVGDSLETAGRTVTDADIVNFSNVSWDHFYAHTDATSLTGTIFDKTVAHGYFILSAAAGLFVSGKKGPVIANYGLENCSFFKPVYAGDTITVYLTAKEKINRGVKGRNIPSGVVKWLVEVVNQREEVVCVATILTLVAKHSPFIDLKHVQKIVNGLSENTQPAWGKMSPQQMIEHLEHGVLVSLGEPEADKCFTPEEQLEKWQDSLYNHRKMPKDFPAPFLAEDETLLELKHKNLDAAKQSFLDNLKRFSIYYKENPQAEHMNFVFGKLNKEMWELMHKKHFTHHFEQFGLI, encoded by the coding sequence ATGGAAAAGTTAAAAAACTATATCTACGGCGAATGGGTCGAAGGAAATGGAAACGGAATTCCTTTGTACAATGCTGTGACAGGAGAGCAAGTTGCTGTCTCGGATACTGAAGGACTGAATTTTGAGCAGGCTCTTGATTATGGTAGAACGGTAGGTTACAAAAACCTTTCTTCAATGACATTCTACGATCGTGGAGAAATGTTGAAAAAAGTAGCGCTTTACCTTTTAGAAAGAAAGAAAAAATATTACGAATTATCATATAAAACAGGTGCAACACACGCAGATTCTTGGGTAGATATTGAAGGTGGTTTTGGTACTTTCTTTACCTATTCTGGTTTGGCGAAAAGGATGCTTCCGAACACTCCGTTTTGGGTAGATGGTGAAACTCAGAAAATTTCGGCAAATGGCACTTTCTTGGGAGCTCACATTTTAACGCCAAGTGAAGGGGTTTCTGTACAAATTAATGCTTATAACTTTCCGGTTTGGGGAATGTTAGAAAAGTTATCCACATCTTTGTTAGCAGGTGTTCCGTCAATTGTGAAGCCTTCACCGTTTGGTTCTTATTTAACGAATGCGGTTTTCCAGGATATGATTGAAAGTGGCGTTCTTCCTGAAGGGGCACTTCAATTGGTTTGTGGTGAACCGGGAAATATTTTAGACTACGTTCAGGACGGAGATTCTGTATTATTTACAGGTTCTGCAAATACAGGTAGAAAATTAAAATCTTTACCTTCTGTAGCTGGAAATGCAGTTCGTTTCAATATGGAGGCTGATTCTTTGAACTGTTCAATTCTTGGTTTGGATGCAAAACCGGGAACTCCTGAATTTGATTTATTCATCAAAGAAGTTCGTACAGAAATGACGACGAAAGCTGGACAAAAATGTACAGCAATCAGAAGAATTATCGTTCCTGAAAACTTAATTGGTGACGTTCAAAATGCTTTATCTAAAGCTTTAGATCAGACAAAAATCGGAAATCCATTAAGCAGAGAAACAAGAATGGGTTCTTTGGTTGGAAAACAACAGTATGATGAAGTTTTAAGAAAAGTTGATATTTTAAAAACTGAAAATGAGCTTGTTTACGAAGGAAAACATGAGTTAGTAGATGCTGATTACGAAAACGGTTCATTTATGAGTCCAAAGTTGTTCTTAAACGATTCTCCTTTCACTAAAAATATCTCTCACGATGTCGAGGCTTTCGGTCCGGTTTCTACGTTGATGCCTTACAAAGATGCGGAAGAAGCTGCAGCGTTGGCAAAAAGAGGAAAAGGAAGTTTGGTAGGCTCAATTATCTCTCATGATGAGAAATTTGTAGCCGAAACTTCGTGGAAAATGGCTTCTCAGCATGGTAGAATTTTTGTTTTAAACAGAGACAATGCGAAAGAAAGTACAGGTCACGGTTCTCCGCTTCCTACTTTAATGCATGGAGGTCCTGGAAGAGCAGGTGGTGGTGAAGAAATGGGTGGATTGAACGGTCTTCATTTTTTCCTTCAAAAAACGGCAATTCAAGGTTCTCCGGATATTTTAACGGCAATCACAAAAGTATATCAGCAAGGAGCTGAGAAAAAATATTCAGACAAACATCCTTTCCAAAAATATTTTGAAGATGTTGAGGTTGGAGATTCTCTAGAAACTGCCGGAAGAACAGTTACTGATGCAGATATCGTTAATTTCTCTAATGTTTCTTGGGATCATTTCTATGCTCACACAGATGCAACAAGTTTAACGGGAACTATTTTCGATAAAACGGTTGCTCACGGATACTTTATTCTTTCTGCTGCGGCTGGATTATTTGTTTCAGGTAAAAAAGGACCGGTTATCGCAAATTACGGATTGGAAAACTGTTCGTTCTTCAAACCTGTTTATGCAGGAGATACGATTACGGTTTATTTAACGGCAAAAGAAAAGATCAACCGTGGGGTAAAAGGCAGAAATATTCCTTCTGGTGTTGTAAAATGGTTGGTGGAAGTAGTGAACCAAAGAGAAGAGGTAGTTTGTGTAGCAACAATTTTAACTTTAGTAGCTAAACATTCTCCTTTTATTGATCTTAAACATGTTCAGAAAATTGTAAACGGACTATCTGAAAATACTCAGCCAGCTTGGGGGAAAATGTCTCCTCAGCAAATGATCGAGCATTTGGAACATGGCGTTTTGGTAAGTTTAGGCGAACCGGAAGCTGACAAATGTTTCACTCCTGAAGAACAACTGGAAAAATGGCAAGATTCTCTGTATAATCACAGAAAAATGCCAAAAGATTTCCCTGCACCTTTCTTGGCTGAAGATGAAA